One stretch of Arachis hypogaea cultivar Tifrunner chromosome 20, arahy.Tifrunner.gnm2.J5K5, whole genome shotgun sequence DNA includes these proteins:
- the LOC112784174 gene encoding pentatricopeptide repeat-containing protein At5g15340, mitochondrial, whose protein sequence is MTWTLPHAHHTPALHLRALLRRCARTSSPRTATQLHAAALVSGLLPPTSSDPHSLLNALFHLYSLSSLSLSHAIHLFHQIPNSHKDSVDYTALISATNPNHALRLFSEMRSLALPLDPVSVLCVLTKCSHLGCVKTGSQLHALVVKLGVSGCVRVCNALMDVYVKCGLVDGVRRVFEDMGLKSVVSWTVVLEGVVKGEGLENGRKVFDEMPERNEVAWTVMIVGYVENGMTREAFELLREMIFGCGFVLNGVSLCSILSACSRSGDVSLGRWVHGYAVKEIGWDVGVMVGTGLVDMYAKCGRIGAALVVFRNMPRRNVVAWNAMIGGLAMHGKGKDVVDMFDSMIGEGVSPDGLTFLALLSACSHSGMVDLGWKYFNELESIHGINPEMEHYACMVDLLGRAGRLEEAEAFIKSMPFAPNEVVLGSLFGSCYTHGKVKLGEQIMRELVQMDPYNTEYHVLLSNMYALSGKEEKANFFRKVLKKRGIKKVPGTSSMYVGGQLHQFIAGDKSHPQTAGIYMMLDDMIRRLRLGGYVPNTSSQVLFGCSTRDDCTEALEEVEQVLFTHSEKLALAFGLTSTPSGSPIHIFKNLRICQDCHSAMKIASYVYNREIVVRDRYRFHSFKQGSCSCSDYW, encoded by the coding sequence ATGACATGGACACTCCCACACGCCCACCATACCCCCGCCCTCCACCTCCGCGCCCTCCTCCGCCGCTGCGCCCGCACCTCCTCCCCCCGCACCGCCACCCAGCTCCACGCCGCCGCCCTCGTCTCTGGCCTCCTGCCACCCACCTCCTCCGACCCCCACTCCCTCCTCAACGCCCTCTTCCACCTCTACTCTCTctcctccctctccctctcccatGCCATCCACCTCTTCCATCAAATCCCCAACTCCCACAAAGACTCCGTCGACTACACTGCCCTCATCTCTGCCACTAACCCCAACCATGCCCTTCGCCTTTTCTCCGAAATGCGCTCCCTCGCCCTCCCCCTTGACCCCGTCTCCGTACTCTGCGTCCTCACCAAGTGCTCCCATCTCGGCTGCGTCAAAACGGGCTCGCAGCTTCATGCACTTGTGGTGAAGCTTGGGGTTTCTGGGTGTGTTAGAGTCTGCAATGCTTTGATGGATGTTTATGTGAAGTGTGGGCTTGTGGATGGGGTTAGAAGAGTTTTCGAGGATATGGGGTTGAAGAGTGTGGTGTCTTGGACTGTGGTCTTGGAAGGTGTGGTGAAAGGGGAGGGTTTGGAGAATGGGCGGAAGGTGTTCGATGAAATGCCGGAGAGGAATGAGGTTGCTTGGACTGTGATGATTGTGGGGTATGTTGAGAATGGGATGACTAGGGAGGCTTTTGAGCTTTTGAGGGAGATGATTTTTGGGTGTGGGTTTGTGTTGAATGGTGTAAGCCTTTGTTCGATTCTTTCGGCTTGTTCGCGGTCTGGGGATGTGAGCTTGGGGAGGTGGGTTCATGGGTATGCTGTGAAGGAAATTGGGTGGGATGTGGGTGTCATGGTGGGAACTGGGTTGGTTGACATGTATGCAAAGTGTGGGAGGATTGGTGCTGCCTTGGTTGTGTTCAGGAACATGCCAAGGAGAAATGTAGTGGCGTGGAATGCCATGATTGGTGGGTTGGCCATGCATGGGAAGGGAAAGGATGTGGTGGATATGTTTGATTCCATGATCGGAGAAGGAGTGAGCCCTGATGGTTTGACTTTCTTGGCCTTGTTGAGTGCTTGCAGTCATTCGGGTATGGTTGATCTCGGTTGGAAGTACTTCAACGAGCTTGAGTCCATTCATGGGATAAATCCGGAAATGGAGCATTATGCTTGCATGGTGGACCTCCTTGGTCGAGCCGGACGATTGGAAGAAGCCGAAGCTTTTATTAAAAGCATGCCATTTGCTCCAAATGAAGTTGTTCTGGGGTCTCTTTTTGGCTCTTGTTACACACATGGGAAGGTGAAGCTTGGGGAACAGATTATGAGAGAGTTGGTTCAGATGGATCCATATAACACTGAGTATCATGTCTTGCTTTCCAACATGTATGCCTTGTCTGGGAAAGAGGAAAAGGCAAATTTCTTCAGGAAGGTTCTTAAGAAAAGGGGTATCAAAAAGGTGCCAGGAACGAGCTCAATGTATGTTGGTGGCCAGCTTCATCAGTTCATCGCCGGCGATAAGTCTCACCCGCAAACTGCAGGGATTTACATGATGCTAGATGACATGATTCGCCGGTTGAGGTTGGGTGGCTATGTTCCCAATACAAGTTCTCAGGTTTTGTTTGGTTGTTCCACCAGGGATGATTGCACTGAGGCATTGGAGGAGGTAGAACAAGTGTTGTTCACTCATAGTGAGAAGCTTGCACTTGCTTTTGGCCTAACAAGCACTCCATCAGGTTCTCCAATACACATTTTCAAGAACCTAAGGATTTGCCAAGACTGTCATTCTGCTATGAAGATTGCATCTTATGTATACAACCGTGAAATCGTGGTCCGAGATCGATATCGGTTTCATAGTTTCAAGCAAGGTTCTTGTTCTTGCTCTGACTATTGGTGA
- the LOC112783634 gene encoding vesicle transport v-SNARE 13 — protein MSNVFEGYERQYCELSANLSKKCTAAASLNGEQKKQKVSEVKTGIDEAEALIRKMDLEARSLQPNIKAVLLAKLREYKSDLNNLKSEVKKIVSGNLNPSARDELLESGMADAMTASADQRSRLMMSTERLNKTSERVKDSRRTMLETEELGVSILQDLHSQRQSLLHAHNTLHGVDDNIGKSKKILTNMSRRMDRNKWIISFIVFVLVVAIALILYFKLAK, from the exons ATGAGCAACGTATTCGAGGGATACGAGCGCCAGTACTGTGAGTTATCGGCGAATCTATCGAAGAAGTGCACTGCGGCTGCTTCTCTTAATGGAG AGCAAAAGAAGCAAAAAGTTTCGGAAGTAAAGACTGGAATTGATGAAGCAGAAGCTTTG ATCCGAAAGATGGACCTTGAGGCAAGAAGTTTGCAGCCAAATATCAAGGCTGTTCTTCTTGCTAAGTTGCGGGAGTATAAATCTGATCTCAACAATCTTAAAAGCGAAGTTAAAAAAATTGTATCTGGTAACTTGAACCCCTCTGCACGGGATGAGTTGTTGGAATCAGGCATGGCAGATGCTATGACG GCATCAGCTGATCAGAGATCAAGATTAATGATGTCAACTGAGAGGCTGAACAAGACCAGTGAAAGAGTTAAGGACAGTAGAAGAACAATGCTGGAAACAGAAGAGCTTGGTGTTTCAATTCTTCAAGATTTGCACTCGCAACGACAATCCCTGTTGCATGCACACAATACG CTTCATGGTGTGGATGATAACATAGGCAAGAGTAAGAAAATTTTGACCAACATGTCAAGAAGGATGGACAGGAACAAATGGATTATCAGCTTCATTGTGTTCGTCCTAGTTGTTGCTATAGCCTTGATTCTATACTTCAAACTTGCAAAATAG